One genomic region from Spirulina subsalsa PCC 9445 encodes:
- the mfd gene encoding transcription-repair coupling factor has protein sequence MPFSSLIRHLMRSPLTQDLIAKLQDRQNLQLTGIPRLPKGVVASTLARSLGRNLLVVCASLEEAGRWTAQMEMMGWDTVDFYPTSEASPYDPFDPESEMIWGQMQVLSHLTGESRQNLAIITTERALQPHLPPPEVYRDYGLTLQVGNVFGGKLLDRQLAKLGYERVGLVETEGQWSRRGDLVDIFPVSAELPVRLEWLGDEIETLREFDPATQRSLDALPELVLTPTSFSGAIAQSLSYPEELFSDQELEQLRRGNYPEGMRRFLGVAFNHPASLLDYLAPETLIAVDEVELCRLNCDRWVEHAQEQWQLTQEQFPPETATLHHPFAHSLQQIQEKYYSLQLSTLTEDNPQTPFPSINLSSRPLPTSPHQFAKLAEILRGKRDIYSGMNLKEYATWLISAQPSRSVSLLQEHDCPAQFVPNIRDYPAIERLVIQKTAIALKYSGLAELEGFILPTFRVVIVTDREFFGQHTLASPSYIRKRRRAASKKVDPNKLSPGDYVVHKSHGIGKFLKLERLGDRDYLALQYADGILRVPADSFDSLSRFQPAAKTRPDLDKMTGKVWQKNKAKIRKLVKKLAVDLLALYAKRSKQTGFAYPPDTPWQQELEDSFPYQATPDQLKAVQDVKQDLEQDRPMDRLVCGDVGFGKTEVAVRAIFKVVTTAHKQVAFLAPTTILTQQHYHTLKERFAPYPINVGLLNRFRTASERREILKRLETGELDIVVGTHQLLSKSVKFKDLGLLVIDEEQRFGVNQKEKIKALKTQVDVLTLSATPIPRTLYMAMSGIREMSLITTPPPSRRPIKTHLSPYNPEVIRTAIRNELDRGGQVFYVVPRVEGIEGVAAQLQEMLPGIRIAIAHGQCSEAELESTMLTFSNGEADLLVCTTIIESGLDIPRVNTIIVEDSQRFGLSQLYQLRGRVGRAGIQAHAWLLYPQQGGLSEAALERLRALQEFTQLGSGYQLASRDMEIRGVGNILGAEQSGQMTTIGFDLYMEMLQEAIREIQGQAIPTVEETSVDLKLTAFIPNDYIPDLEQKMAAYRAVATAHSKRELDLLAEDWRDRYGEIPSPALQLIKIVHLKQLAKSLGFSRIKPDGNQHIVLETPMEEPAWRLLQENLPQHLRSRFVFSPKKVTVRGLGTLKPQKQLENLIEWLEKMQGALPDSLPQ, from the coding sequence ATGCCGTTCTCCTCTCTAATTCGCCACTTAATGCGATCGCCTCTCACCCAAGACCTGATCGCTAAACTCCAAGACAGGCAAAACCTCCAGTTAACTGGGATTCCCCGATTACCGAAAGGGGTAGTCGCTTCTACCCTGGCCCGGAGTTTGGGGCGCAATCTTTTGGTGGTCTGTGCGTCCTTGGAAGAAGCCGGGCGCTGGACGGCACAAATGGAAATGATGGGCTGGGATACGGTGGACTTTTACCCCACCTCAGAGGCCTCCCCCTATGACCCGTTTGACCCAGAATCGGAGATGATCTGGGGTCAGATGCAGGTTCTCTCTCACCTCACGGGAGAATCGCGCCAGAACCTCGCTATTATCACCACAGAACGGGCGTTACAGCCCCATTTACCCCCGCCAGAGGTCTATCGGGACTATGGCCTCACGTTGCAGGTGGGGAACGTATTTGGGGGGAAATTGCTAGATCGGCAACTGGCGAAACTGGGTTATGAACGGGTGGGACTGGTGGAGACGGAGGGACAATGGAGCCGTCGGGGGGATTTGGTGGATATTTTCCCGGTTTCGGCGGAATTGCCTGTACGGTTGGAATGGTTGGGGGATGAAATTGAGACGCTGCGGGAGTTTGACCCGGCCACTCAGCGCTCCTTAGATGCTCTCCCGGAGTTAGTTCTCACCCCGACGAGTTTTTCCGGTGCGATCGCCCAATCTCTCTCCTATCCCGAGGAACTCTTTTCGGATCAGGAATTAGAGCAATTACGCAGGGGGAATTATCCCGAAGGAATGCGGCGCTTTTTAGGGGTGGCCTTTAACCATCCGGCCTCCCTATTGGACTATTTAGCCCCAGAAACCCTGATTGCTGTGGATGAGGTGGAATTATGCCGTTTAAATTGCGATCGCTGGGTAGAACACGCTCAGGAACAATGGCAACTCACCCAAGAGCAATTCCCCCCCGAAACGGCCACACTTCATCACCCCTTCGCCCACTCTCTCCAACAGATTCAAGAAAAATACTATTCGCTGCAATTATCCACCCTAACTGAAGACAACCCCCAAACCCCCTTTCCTAGCATTAATTTATCCAGTCGTCCCCTGCCCACCAGTCCCCACCAGTTCGCCAAACTCGCGGAAATCTTAAGGGGGAAACGAGATATTTATAGCGGAATGAACCTGAAAGAATACGCCACTTGGCTCATTTCTGCCCAACCTTCGCGCTCGGTTTCTCTCTTACAAGAACACGATTGTCCGGCGCAATTTGTCCCCAATATCCGCGACTATCCCGCCATTGAACGGTTAGTTATTCAAAAAACCGCCATTGCTTTAAAATATTCGGGTTTAGCAGAACTGGAGGGCTTTATTCTCCCCACGTTTCGAGTCGTTATTGTCACTGACCGGGAGTTTTTTGGACAACATACCTTAGCCAGTCCCAGCTATATCCGCAAACGTCGCCGCGCTGCCTCTAAAAAAGTTGATCCAAACAAGCTCAGTCCGGGAGATTATGTGGTGCATAAAAGCCACGGGATTGGCAAGTTTTTAAAATTGGAACGGTTGGGAGATCGGGACTATTTAGCCCTGCAATATGCCGATGGTATTTTAAGAGTGCCTGCGGACAGTTTTGATAGTTTGTCCCGCTTCCAACCTGCGGCCAAAACGCGCCCCGATTTGGATAAAATGACGGGCAAGGTGTGGCAAAAGAATAAAGCCAAAATTCGCAAACTGGTTAAAAAGTTGGCGGTGGATTTATTGGCACTCTATGCCAAACGGTCTAAACAAACAGGCTTTGCTTATCCCCCGGATACCCCTTGGCAACAGGAACTAGAGGATTCTTTCCCCTACCAAGCCACCCCCGACCAACTCAAGGCGGTACAAGATGTTAAGCAGGATTTAGAACAAGATCGACCGATGGATCGGTTAGTCTGTGGGGATGTGGGCTTTGGGAAAACAGAAGTCGCGGTGAGGGCGATTTTTAAAGTCGTAACAACGGCTCATAAACAGGTGGCTTTTCTCGCCCCGACGACCATTTTAACCCAACAACATTATCACACCCTCAAAGAACGGTTTGCGCCCTATCCCATCAATGTGGGGCTATTAAATCGCTTTCGGACGGCTTCTGAACGGCGAGAGATTCTCAAACGTTTAGAAACGGGAGAATTAGATATTGTGGTAGGCACTCATCAACTCCTAAGTAAGTCGGTGAAATTTAAAGATTTGGGGCTATTAGTGATTGATGAAGAACAGCGCTTTGGGGTCAATCAAAAGGAGAAAATTAAGGCATTAAAAACCCAGGTTGATGTATTAACCCTCAGCGCGACTCCCATTCCCCGCACCCTCTACATGGCCATGTCGGGCATCCGGGAAATGAGTTTGATTACCACCCCTCCCCCCTCCCGTCGTCCCATTAAAACCCATCTCTCCCCCTACAATCCCGAAGTGATTCGCACGGCCATCCGCAATGAGTTAGATCGAGGGGGACAGGTGTTCTATGTTGTGCCGCGTGTGGAGGGGATTGAGGGGGTGGCCGCCCAACTACAGGAAATGTTACCGGGAATTCGGATTGCGATCGCCCATGGTCAATGTTCCGAGGCTGAATTAGAGTCTACCATGCTCACCTTTAGTAACGGAGAGGCGGATTTATTGGTCTGTACCACCATTATTGAGTCAGGGTTAGATATTCCCCGCGTTAATACCATTATTGTGGAAGATTCCCAACGCTTTGGACTGTCCCAACTCTACCAACTGCGGGGCCGGGTAGGACGGGCAGGAATTCAAGCCCACGCTTGGCTATTGTACCCCCAACAGGGGGGGCTGTCCGAAGCAGCCTTAGAACGGTTGCGCGCCCTACAAGAGTTTACCCAATTAGGCTCCGGCTACCAACTGGCCAGTCGAGATATGGAAATTCGCGGGGTGGGGAATATCCTAGGGGCTGAACAGTCGGGACAAATGACTACCATTGGATTTGACCTTTATATGGAGATGTTACAGGAGGCGATTCGGGAGATTCAAGGTCAGGCCATTCCCACCGTTGAGGAAACTAGCGTCGATTTAAAACTGACGGCCTTTATCCCCAATGATTATATCCCCGACTTAGAGCAGAAAATGGCCGCCTATCGTGCTGTGGCTACTGCCCATTCTAAGCGGGAATTAGACCTGTTAGCGGAAGATTGGCGCGATCGCTACGGAGAAATCCCCTCCCCGGCCTTACAATTGATTAAAATCGTACACCTCAAACAACTCGCCAAATCCCTCGGTTTCTCCCGCATTAAACCCGACGGCAATCAGCACATTGTCCTTGAAACCCCCATGGAAGAACCCGCTTGGCGACTGTTGCAAGAAAACCTCCCCCAACACCTCCGCTCCCGTTTCGTCTTCTCCCCCAAAAAAGTCACCGTGCGCGGTTTAGGCACCCTCAAACCCCAAAAACAATTAGAAAACCTCATCGAGTGGCTAGAGAAAATGCAGGGCGCGCTCCCCGACTCCCTGCCACAATGA
- a CDS encoding PCP reductase family protein: MEWTAEAEAKLKEIPFFVRPAARKKIEKFAQEAGQTQITVEVYEQAKAKFG, translated from the coding sequence ATGGAATGGACTGCCGAAGCTGAAGCCAAACTGAAAGAAATCCCTTTTTTTGTCCGTCCTGCCGCCCGGAAAAAGATAGAAAAATTTGCCCAAGAAGCCGGACAAACTCAGATTACTGTTGAGGTTTACGAACAAGCTAAAGCCAAATTTGGCTAA
- a CDS encoding ABC transporter ATP-binding protein → MNQSKLQRLWNYVRPYWRSVVFGVSALLVVNLIGVYIPLLIRDSIDTLSGSLTFAQISKYVFLIFIYASIMWVIRMTSRIILFGVGRQVEYDLKQRLFQHILRLEPAYFATNSIGDLMNRATSDVDNIRRLLGFAVLSIANALFTYALTLPVMLAINARLSLAALAVYPFMLVLVQLFSDKLREDQREVQENLSDLSQLIQEDMSGISLIKIYAQEANETVGFQQKNAKLLKANLSLARTRNLLFPIIEGLVYISLLILLWLGSGAIAQGIITVGDFLALILYVERLVFPTALLGFTITTYQRGEVSIDRVESVLLAKPAITNPEEAITLPPELVQGKIEIKDLTFIYPGTKKPALKNISCTIEPGETIALVGSIGCGKSTLANAIPRLLDIEPGHIFLDGYDVTQLRLNDLREAIAYVPQDSFLFSTQIRNNIRYGQPLAEQPEVEDAAQQAQIHPEILNFPSQYDTLVGERGITLSGGQRQRASLARALMIDAPVLILDDALSSVDNKTATDILDFLSQGTARQTVIFISHQLSAAATADRIFVMDQGEIVQSGTHQELVEQPGPYQHLWQQQQLEKVLE, encoded by the coding sequence ATGAATCAATCTAAACTTCAGAGACTCTGGAATTATGTCCGCCCCTATTGGCGCTCTGTCGTGTTCGGGGTAAGTGCCCTGTTAGTGGTGAATTTAATTGGGGTTTATATCCCCCTATTAATTCGCGATAGTATCGACACCTTAAGCGGGTCTTTAACCTTTGCCCAAATCTCTAAATATGTCTTTTTAATCTTTATTTACGCCTCCATTATGTGGGTCATTCGGATGACTTCCCGCATTATCTTATTTGGGGTCGGTCGTCAAGTGGAATATGACTTAAAACAGCGACTTTTTCAACATATTTTAAGATTAGAACCCGCCTATTTCGCCACCAATAGCATCGGGGATTTAATGAACCGCGCCACCAGTGACGTAGATAATATTCGCCGCTTACTGGGGTTTGCGGTGTTGAGTATTGCCAACGCCCTATTTACCTATGCCTTAACCCTGCCCGTCATGTTGGCGATTAATGCACGGTTGAGTTTAGCGGCTTTGGCGGTTTATCCTTTTATGTTGGTTTTGGTGCAGTTATTTAGTGATAAATTGCGGGAAGATCAGCGAGAAGTTCAGGAGAACTTATCCGACTTAAGCCAATTGATTCAAGAGGATATGAGTGGAATTTCCCTCATTAAAATCTACGCCCAAGAAGCCAACGAAACCGTCGGATTTCAACAAAAAAACGCCAAACTATTAAAAGCCAATTTAAGCCTTGCCCGCACCCGAAATTTACTCTTTCCCATTATTGAGGGTCTGGTTTATATTTCCCTGTTAATTCTGCTCTGGTTAGGTTCAGGCGCTATTGCCCAAGGAATCATCACAGTGGGGGATTTTCTCGCCCTGATTCTCTATGTAGAACGCCTTGTATTCCCCACCGCTCTCCTTGGGTTTACGATTACCACTTACCAACGGGGAGAGGTCAGTATTGACCGAGTGGAGTCGGTGTTATTAGCGAAACCTGCCATTACCAATCCTGAAGAAGCGATTACCTTACCCCCGGAATTGGTGCAAGGGAAAATTGAAATTAAAGACTTAACTTTTATCTATCCGGGAACGAAAAAACCCGCCCTGAAAAACATTTCCTGCACCATTGAACCGGGAGAAACTATTGCCCTTGTGGGATCGATTGGTTGCGGCAAATCTACCCTCGCCAATGCTATCCCGCGCTTACTGGATATTGAACCCGGCCACATCTTCCTAGATGGCTATGATGTCACGCAATTGAGGCTGAATGATCTGCGAGAGGCGATCGCCTACGTTCCCCAAGATAGTTTCCTCTTCAGTACCCAAATCCGCAACAATATCCGCTATGGGCAACCCTTAGCAGAACAGCCAGAAGTCGAAGATGCCGCCCAACAAGCCCAGATTCACCCCGAAATCCTCAACTTCCCCAGCCAATACGACACCCTCGTAGGAGAGCGAGGAATCACCCTCTCCGGGGGACAACGACAACGCGCCTCCCTCGCCCGGGCTTTGATGATTGATGCACCTGTATTAATTCTTGATGATGCCCTATCCAGTGTTGATAATAAAACCGCCACCGACATCCTCGATTTTCTCTCCCAAGGCACAGCACGGCAAACGGTGATTTTTATTTCTCACCAACTCTCAGCCGCCGCTACTGCCGATCGGATTTTTGTCATGGATCAGGGGGAAATTGTACAAAGCGGCACCCATCAGGAGTTAGTGGAACAACCGGGCCCCTATCAACACCTCTGGCAACAGCAACAACTGGAAAAAGTTCTAGAGTAG